Proteins from a genomic interval of Niabella soli DSM 19437:
- a CDS encoding deoxyhypusine synthase family protein: MTKGPVSQFIEHHYRHFNAAALMDAAKGYEAHMNAGGKMMITLAGAMSTAELGISLAEMIRQDKVQIISCTGANLEEDVMNLVAHSHYKRVPNYRDLTPKEEWDLLENHYNRVTDTCIPEEEAFRRLQKHLYQQWKDAEAKGERYFPHEFLYKTVLSGDLEQYYEIDPKDSWIVAAAQKNIPIVVPGWEDSTTGNIFASYVIKNELKASTVKSGIEYMTWLADWYRNNSGGKGVGFFQIAGGIAGDFPICVVPMMYQDLEWHDVPFWSYFCQISDSTTSYGSYSGAVPNEKITWGKLDIDTPKFIVESDATIVAPLMFAWILGW; the protein is encoded by the coding sequence ATGACAAAAGGACCTGTTTCTCAGTTTATTGAACACCATTACAGACATTTTAACGCTGCGGCATTAATGGACGCAGCCAAAGGATATGAAGCCCACATGAACGCGGGGGGTAAAATGATGATCACTCTTGCGGGCGCCATGAGCACCGCCGAACTGGGCATCTCTCTCGCCGAAATGATCCGGCAGGATAAAGTGCAGATCATTTCCTGCACGGGCGCTAACCTGGAAGAAGATGTAATGAACCTGGTAGCCCACTCCCATTATAAACGCGTGCCTAATTACCGCGATCTGACGCCCAAAGAGGAATGGGACCTGCTGGAAAATCATTATAACCGGGTAACCGATACGTGCATTCCGGAAGAAGAGGCTTTTCGCCGCCTGCAAAAACATCTGTACCAGCAATGGAAAGACGCTGAAGCAAAAGGCGAACGGTATTTCCCGCACGAGTTTTTATATAAAACGGTTTTAAGCGGCGACCTGGAACAATATTATGAAATTGATCCGAAAGACAGTTGGATTGTTGCTGCCGCCCAAAAAAATATCCCGATCGTAGTTCCGGGATGGGAAGACAGTACTACCGGGAATATTTTTGCCAGTTATGTGATAAAGAATGAATTAAAAGCCAGCACAGTTAAAAGCGGGATCGAATATATGACCTGGCTGGCCGACTGGTACCGCAATAACAGCGGTGGCAAAGGGGTGGGTTTCTTCCAGATTGCCGGAGGCATTGCAGGGGATTTCCCAATTTGCGTAGTACCTATGATGTACCAGGACCTGGAATGGCATGATGTTCCGTTCTGGAGCTATTTCTGCCAGATCAGCGACAGCACAACTTCCTACGGATCTTATTCCGGCGCTGTTCCCAATGAAAAGATCACCTGGGGAAAACTGGATATTGATACCCCAAAATTCATCGTGGAAAGCGATGCTACCATAGTAGCTCCACTGATGTTCGCATGGATTCTGGGTTGGTAA
- a CDS encoding hemolysin family protein translates to MEWQLIIWIASLLFMIFFAGVEMAFFSASRLSIELKRKQGSLTGRLVGKFVDTPAIFWGTSVIGYITALTIFVLQTSEVLIPFWVRIGIDSRFWQIVFEIVFNTLIVLIFVEFIPRAVFRANSTSLLSSLAVIINFFMWLLYPITAALFRLSNWILKYVFNVRLDKNKSPFARNDLQFMFRDSRQTQREETSTHLLENAQELANIKIRQSMVPRKEIVAIEINSPVEALAEKFIDTKRSRIIVYESNIDNILGFVHELDLFKKPADIDSILIPIIAVPESMTAVGLINKFSKESKSIAWVVDEFGGTAGVITMEDLLEELFGEIWDEYDTQLFVEKRISEDEYIFSGRLELDYIEKKYGFYFINVGESETLSGYIINFYETIPAQKERIIIGDFEFDILAVSDTRIEMVKMKKLK, encoded by the coding sequence ATGGAATGGCAGTTAATCATATGGATTGCTTCGTTATTATTCATGATCTTCTTTGCAGGCGTGGAGATGGCTTTTTTCAGCGCCAGCCGGTTAAGTATTGAATTAAAACGGAAGCAGGGTAGTTTAACAGGGCGCCTCGTAGGCAAATTTGTGGATACCCCGGCTATTTTCTGGGGCACATCGGTTATTGGCTATATTACGGCGCTAACCATTTTTGTGCTGCAAACCAGCGAAGTATTGATCCCTTTCTGGGTACGGATCGGGATCGATTCCCGTTTCTGGCAGATCGTTTTTGAGATCGTTTTTAACACGCTGATTGTTCTCATCTTCGTGGAATTCATACCCAGGGCTGTTTTCAGGGCCAACAGCACTTCTTTGCTCAGTTCACTGGCGGTTATTATCAATTTTTTTATGTGGCTGCTGTACCCGATCACGGCGGCCCTGTTCCGCCTGTCCAATTGGATCCTGAAATATGTGTTCAATGTGCGGCTCGATAAAAACAAATCACCCTTTGCCCGCAATGACCTGCAATTTATGTTCCGGGACAGCAGGCAAACCCAACGGGAAGAAACCAGCACGCATCTTTTGGAGAATGCACAGGAATTGGCCAATATAAAGATCCGGCAAAGCATGGTGCCGCGCAAAGAGATCGTGGCTATTGAAATTAACAGTCCGGTAGAGGCACTTGCGGAAAAATTTATCGACACCAAGCGCAGCCGCATCATTGTTTACGAGTCAAATATCGACAATATCCTGGGCTTTGTGCATGAGCTGGATCTGTTTAAGAAGCCGGCAGACATTGATTCGATATTGATCCCTATTATTGCCGTGCCCGAAAGTATGACGGCGGTGGGGCTTATTAATAAATTCAGCAAGGAATCAAAAAGCATTGCCTGGGTGGTGGATGAATTTGGCGGAACAGCGGGTGTTATTACCATGGAAGACCTGCTGGAAGAGCTTTTCGGGGAGATCTGGGATGAGTACGACACCCAGCTTTTTGTAGAAAAACGGATCTCGGAAGATGAGTATATCTTTTCAGGTCGTTTGGAGCTGGATTATATTGAAAAAAAATACGGATTTTATTTTATCAACGTAGGGGAATCGGAGACCCTTTCGGGGTATATCATTAATTTTTATGAAACCATCCCGGCACAGAAGGAACGGATTATAATCGGTGATTTTGAATTTGATATTCTGGCTGTTAGCGACACACGGATTGAGATGGTAAAAATGAAAAAACTAAAATAG
- the tatC gene encoding twin-arginine translocase subunit TatC, whose amino-acid sequence MALLDFLKKRSSGSEEEMSFIDHLEVLRWHLIRSIIAILICAIVIFIFINDIVDRIIMAPTKPDFIAAKWFCWLGQKLHVASLCLNAADVKFQETAMTAQFISSFTIAFVGGFIVAFPYVFWELWKFVRPALSEKERRQTSGIIFWVAILFFIGVVFGYLILTPFMVNFYFNYKLSPEIVIIPLFSDYLENLIYTTVGIGLLFQMPLLVLLLAKIGIVTAQFLRKYRRHAFVVIITAAAIITPSTDPFSLTIVTIPLYLLYEASISVAAKVQKQDAEKENEEWS is encoded by the coding sequence ATGGCTTTACTGGATTTTTTAAAGAAAAGGAGTAGTGGTAGTGAGGAGGAAATGTCTTTTATTGATCACCTGGAAGTTTTAAGGTGGCATTTGATCCGCTCTATTATTGCAATTCTGATTTGCGCTATCGTGATTTTCATTTTTATTAATGATATTGTTGATCGCATCATTATGGCGCCCACCAAGCCGGATTTTATAGCGGCAAAATGGTTTTGCTGGCTGGGGCAAAAACTGCATGTGGCTTCGCTTTGCTTAAATGCGGCTGATGTCAAATTTCAGGAAACGGCCATGACGGCGCAGTTTATTTCCTCGTTTACCATCGCCTTTGTGGGGGGCTTCATTGTAGCCTTCCCCTATGTATTTTGGGAGCTATGGAAGTTCGTACGCCCGGCGCTGTCGGAAAAGGAAAGAAGGCAAACATCGGGGATCATTTTCTGGGTGGCGATCCTGTTTTTTATAGGGGTGGTTTTCGGGTACCTGATCCTGACCCCATTCATGGTCAATTTTTATTTCAATTACAAGCTGAGCCCCGAGATCGTGATCATACCCTTGTTCTCTGACTACCTCGAGAATCTTATTTATACAACAGTAGGTATAGGACTGCTATTCCAGATGCCTTTACTGGTGTTGCTGCTGGCGAAGATCGGGATTGTAACGGCACAATTCCTGCGCAAATACAGGCGGCACGCCTTTGTTGTTATTATTACGGCGGCAGCAATTATTACGCCATCCACCGACCCGTTCAGTTTAACCATCGTAACCATTCCGCTCTATTTATTATATGAAGCAAGTATTTCTGTAGCCGCCAAAGTACAAAAGCAGGACGCTGAAAAAGAGAACGAGGAATGGAGCTAG
- the rpiB gene encoding ribose 5-phosphate isomerase B yields MDTHFDLKKPIAIGADHAGFEYKQLLISFMEGKGLLFQDFGTDTTDSVDYPDFAHPVATAVEGGTFAFGILLCGSANGVAITANKHQGIRAAICWDKEIAELARKHNNANILCIPARFVTEPVAEELVETFIATDFEGGRHEGRVSKISC; encoded by the coding sequence ATGGATACACATTTTGACCTCAAAAAACCGATAGCCATAGGTGCGGATCATGCAGGATTTGAATATAAGCAACTGCTGATCTCTTTCATGGAAGGCAAGGGACTATTGTTTCAGGATTTTGGTACGGATACCACCGATTCAGTAGATTACCCGGACTTTGCACATCCTGTAGCTACCGCCGTTGAAGGCGGGACATTCGCTTTTGGAATCCTTCTTTGCGGCAGCGCCAATGGCGTGGCCATTACGGCGAATAAACACCAGGGCATCCGGGCGGCTATTTGCTGGGATAAAGAGATCGCGGAATTGGCCCGTAAGCACAATAACGCCAATATCCTTTGTATACCCGCACGGTTTGTTACCGAACCGGTTGCGGAAGAGCTGGTGGAAACCTTTATTGCCACTGATTTTGAAGGCGGACGACATGAAGGCCGGGTGTCTAAAATAAGCTGCTGA
- the gmk gene encoding guanylate kinase, whose translation MNFSKHTFLYFPVAADASDSAHKIVILTAPSGAGKTSITRYLLQQLPQLAFSISAATRPMRAGETNGADYYFMSPEAFQEKIKNNEFVEWEMVYEGKYYGTLKSELSRLWKLHRCPLLDIDVKGAIHVQQQYPGQSLSIFIEPPSVKELRRRLISRGSESEDSLQTRLNKAEYELSFMSHFNKVVVNDDFEEACAETESIVKKFLEI comes from the coding sequence ATGAATTTTAGCAAACACACTTTTCTTTATTTTCCTGTAGCCGCTGACGCCAGTGATAGCGCCCACAAGATCGTTATTCTCACAGCACCATCGGGGGCAGGCAAAACCTCCATTACCCGTTACCTGCTGCAGCAGCTCCCGCAGTTGGCCTTTTCAATTTCCGCAGCCACAAGGCCCATGCGGGCGGGGGAAACCAATGGTGCCGATTATTATTTCATGAGCCCGGAAGCCTTTCAGGAAAAAATAAAAAATAATGAGTTTGTTGAGTGGGAGATGGTGTATGAAGGCAAATATTACGGTACGTTGAAAAGCGAGCTGAGCCGGCTGTGGAAATTGCATCGGTGCCCCTTGCTGGATATTGACGTAAAAGGGGCCATTCATGTGCAACAACAATACCCCGGGCAAAGCCTTTCCATATTCATAGAACCGCCTTCTGTAAAGGAGTTGCGTCGCAGGCTGATCTCAAGAGGCAGTGAAAGCGAAGATTCGCTGCAAACCCGGCTGAACAAGGCCGAATATGAGCTTTCCTTTATGAGCCATTTTAATAAAGTAGTGGTGAACGATGATTTTGAAGAGGCTTGTGCGGAAACGGAGTCGATTGTAAAGAAATTCCTGGAAATCTGA
- a CDS encoding M28 family peptidase, translating to MIKQSFFAAALFTGLIAGAQKMADPSAFAKGITPEVLKKHLSVIASAAMEGRNTPSPGLERAADYITAQFKGQGLTAGNQGSYRQTYQLTKDSLAKLELKIGDNSFNADEVAPLFTNGESVHLKFDNYAFTGYGIVDKGRDDYAGIDVKGKLVVVFAGAPKGFTPSQEGRMASTALMVKIGNALKKGAAAVLVAVDAIPPRFKSKVSYRPSWVKKSATAQPPVFFIGKNVVEKTSGYSFEDVTAALDNGQAPPEVKNAVMTLDYEVQKNVATASNVLGVIEGTDKKNEYLFITAHYDHLGKDAAGNIFYGADDDGSGTVSVLTMAEAFARAKKAGKGPRRTLVFMTVSGEEKGLWGSEYYSENPIYPLDKTTADLNIDMIGRVDTERKSADTLNYIYVIGHDKLSTDLPVINEAMNNKYTKLTLDYKFDDPADPERIYYRSDHFNFARKGVPILFFYDGMLKADYHKITDTVDKINFPLMAKRAQMIFYTAWEMANRDDMLKRDLKLPETAR from the coding sequence ATGATAAAACAATCTTTTTTTGCCGCCGCATTGTTTACGGGCCTGATTGCGGGTGCACAAAAAATGGCGGACCCGTCTGCTTTTGCAAAAGGCATTACTCCTGAAGTATTAAAAAAACATTTGTCTGTAATTGCAAGCGCGGCAATGGAAGGGCGTAATACACCTTCGCCGGGGTTGGAACGGGCTGCAGACTATATCACCGCGCAATTCAAAGGGCAGGGGCTGACCGCGGGCAACCAAGGCAGTTACCGGCAAACCTATCAACTGACAAAAGACTCACTGGCAAAACTGGAGCTGAAAATAGGCGACAACAGCTTTAACGCTGATGAGGTGGCGCCCCTGTTTACGAATGGAGAAAGCGTTCATTTGAAATTTGACAACTATGCATTTACGGGTTACGGCATTGTAGATAAAGGCCGGGATGATTATGCGGGTATTGATGTAAAAGGCAAACTGGTAGTGGTTTTTGCCGGAGCGCCCAAAGGGTTCACTCCCTCGCAGGAAGGACGCATGGCTTCCACTGCCTTGATGGTAAAAATAGGCAATGCTTTAAAAAAGGGCGCTGCAGCAGTTTTGGTAGCTGTTGACGCCATTCCGCCCCGGTTTAAAAGCAAGGTTAGCTACCGTCCGTCCTGGGTAAAAAAGAGCGCAACGGCACAACCTCCCGTATTTTTTATCGGGAAGAATGTAGTGGAAAAAACCAGCGGATATTCTTTTGAAGATGTTACCGCTGCGTTAGACAATGGCCAGGCGCCGCCGGAAGTAAAAAATGCTGTCATGACCCTGGACTATGAGGTGCAAAAGAATGTAGCTACTGCATCGAATGTTTTGGGGGTTATTGAAGGGACCGATAAGAAGAATGAATATCTTTTTATTACAGCGCATTATGATCATCTGGGTAAGGATGCTGCGGGCAATATTTTTTATGGAGCGGACGATGATGGCTCGGGAACCGTTAGTGTTTTAACGATGGCAGAGGCCTTTGCCCGGGCAAAAAAAGCAGGTAAGGGGCCCAGGCGGACTCTTGTTTTCATGACAGTAAGCGGAGAAGAAAAAGGGTTGTGGGGATCTGAATATTATTCTGAAAATCCCATTTATCCTTTAGACAAAACAACTGCTGATCTGAACATTGATATGATCGGACGCGTTGACACGGAAAGAAAATCGGCCGACACGCTCAATTACATTTATGTGATCGGGCATGATAAATTAAGCACCGATCTGCCCGTGATCAATGAAGCCATGAATAATAAATATACAAAGCTGACGCTGGATTATAAATTTGACGATCCTGCAGATCCTGAGCGCATTTATTACCGGAGCGACCATTTTAACTTTGCCCGGAAAGGAGTGCCGATCCTGTTTTTTTACGATGGTATGTTAAAGGCTGATTATCATAAAATTACAGACACCGTGGACAAAATAAATTTCCCCTTAATGGCAAAAAGAGCGCAAATGATCTTTTACACCGCCTGGGAAATGGCTAACCGCGACGATATGCTCAAGCGCGATTTAAAATTGCCGGAAACAGCACGATAA
- a CDS encoding Uma2 family endonuclease yields MVKDGRVKGAPDLVVEVLFGNKKHDLQVKKHLYETFGVKEYFIINPADKEVITYYSDGKKFILQDSKKAKLKSKLLHKTISF; encoded by the coding sequence ATGGTCAAAGACGGCAGGGTAAAAGGCGCGCCAGACCTGGTAGTGGAAGTGCTGTTCGGCAACAAAAAGCACGATCTGCAGGTAAAAAAACACCTGTATGAAACCTTTGGAGTAAAAGAATATTTTATCATTAATCCGGCTGATAAAGAAGTGATCACTTACTATTCAGACGGGAAAAAATTTATTTTGCAGGACTCTAAAAAGGCAAAACTTAAATCAAAACTGCTGCATAAAACGATCTCTTTCTGA
- a CDS encoding Uma2 family endonuclease: MTNKNYQMPPRTAIEVYEMLPEGTLAEVINNVLYMSPAPTFEHQQILGKLFTFLNVYITENDLGECVFSPVDVYLGYNNVVQPDIFLLPKKTFLWSKTAG, encoded by the coding sequence ATGACAAATAAAAATTATCAAATGCCGCCACGCACTGCTATAGAAGTATATGAAATGCTTCCGGAAGGGACGTTGGCGGAAGTAATTAATAATGTGCTCTATATGTCACCCGCGCCAACCTTTGAACACCAACAGATATTAGGTAAACTATTCACCTTTTTGAATGTCTACATAACGGAAAATGATTTGGGGGAATGTGTCTTTTCCCCCGTAGATGTCTATCTCGGTTATAATAATGTGGTACAGCCGGATATCTTTTTATTGCCAAAAAAAACCTTTCTATGGTCAAAGACGGCAGGGTAA
- a CDS encoding alpha/beta hydrolase family protein: MKSILLLIVLVMQGLFIKAQDIKGLWFAETQTDKGVFKVFIELSKYQGAYQCFFRTNIFDDKILKAVSVSFKNNRLYIGGEKEDGLFRGSYINDSLIKGTIRFKKSYPARLVRVAKAPNLSKPQTPLPPFPYVSMLVSYPNAAAGIKLTGILTLPPDTAKKHPAVILLTGSEKDDKNYSYGGHRPFAVLADYFTKQGIAVLRFNDRGVNGSTGRFENTTLKDLASDAKAAINFLAAQKAIDTSRIGLIGHSEGGMVAELLGAEDNRVKFIVSLAAPTQPFKKIMYDQVHDIVANVKATAEVKDKVSGFYTKALNLYYANDDTAVFHKKYTALVAQSLPGNIRKMKVLNDYYAKLVSNRIKFLKRYDPGITLQQLKVPVLGLFCEKDLLVNGPINKKVFDEHVNKKIANNKSVLLTGLNHNFQHCKLCDAEEPLFLEETFSLDALQQMRDWIKTVLK, translated from the coding sequence ATGAAATCGATATTATTACTGATCGTTCTGGTGATGCAGGGCTTGTTTATAAAAGCGCAGGATATAAAAGGTTTATGGTTTGCTGAGACGCAGACAGACAAAGGCGTTTTTAAGGTTTTTATAGAACTGTCAAAATACCAGGGCGCTTACCAGTGTTTTTTCAGAACGAATATTTTTGATGACAAAATACTGAAAGCAGTTAGTGTCAGCTTTAAAAATAACCGGCTTTATATCGGTGGTGAAAAGGAAGACGGACTTTTCAGGGGAAGTTATATCAATGATTCGCTTATTAAAGGAACTATCCGGTTTAAAAAAAGCTATCCAGCCCGGTTGGTGCGGGTGGCTAAGGCTCCCAATCTGTCCAAGCCGCAGACACCGCTTCCTCCATTCCCTTACGTAAGTATGCTGGTGAGTTACCCCAATGCAGCAGCCGGTATTAAATTAACGGGGATTTTAACCCTTCCGCCTGATACAGCAAAAAAGCACCCGGCAGTGATCCTGTTGACCGGCAGTGAAAAGGATGATAAAAATTACTCATACGGCGGCCATCGGCCTTTTGCAGTGCTGGCGGATTATTTTACCAAACAGGGAATAGCGGTGCTGCGGTTTAACGACAGGGGTGTGAACGGATCGACCGGCAGATTTGAGAATACAACATTAAAAGATCTGGCGAGCGATGCAAAGGCTGCCATTAATTTTTTGGCTGCTCAAAAAGCAATAGATACTTCCAGGATCGGTCTTATTGGTCATAGTGAAGGCGGAATGGTTGCCGAGTTGCTGGGCGCTGAGGATAACAGGGTGAAGTTTATCGTATCTCTGGCTGCACCTACACAGCCTTTTAAAAAAATAATGTACGATCAGGTTCATGATATAGTAGCAAACGTCAAAGCTACCGCCGAGGTAAAAGATAAGGTTTCGGGGTTTTACACCAAAGCGCTCAATTTATATTATGCTAATGATGATACGGCGGTCTTTCATAAAAAATATACTGCCCTGGTCGCACAATCGCTTCCCGGGAATATCAGAAAGATGAAAGTTCTCAATGATTATTACGCGAAGCTTGTTAGTAATCGCATAAAGTTTCTAAAAAGGTATGATCCGGGTATTACGTTGCAGCAGTTGAAGGTACCCGTGCTGGGCTTGTTTTGCGAAAAAGACCTGTTGGTTAACGGGCCCATAAATAAAAAAGTATTCGATGAGCACGTAAATAAAAAAATTGCCAATAATAAGTCAGTGCTGCTTACCGGGTTAAACCATAATTTTCAACATTGCAAGCTGTGTGATGCAGAAGAACCGTTGTTTTTGGAAGAAACCTTTTCTTTGGATGCGCTTCAGCAGATGCGTGACTGGATAAAAACGGTGCTGAAATGA
- the mutL gene encoding DNA mismatch repair endonuclease MutL, whose amino-acid sequence MPDKILLLPDNIANQIAAGEVIQRPASAVKELLENAVDAGATSIQLIVTDAGKTLLQVIDNGSGMSETDARMCFERHATSKIRNIDDLFHVRTMGFRGEALASIAAVAQVELKTKRPEDETGTFIEVANSVVVRQEPVATPNGTSIAMKNLFFNVPARRNFLKSNAAEMRHIVDEFTRVTMAYPHIKFTLTSNGQQLMHLEPGSLTAAQAGLKQRIVQLLGNNYNAKMVAVTDNTAYMNIHGFTGKPETAKKTRGDQYFFVNNRFIRSAYLNHAVMNAYQELIPSDSFPMYVLFIDLDPTQVDVNVHPTKQEIKFEDEKIVYAFVQAAIKHALAQFSITPTLDFDLDASIQQLPSVSQPFTTEKKEQISGGSLYKGFTQKNQAHFIEKPSAGELKSWKEFYEPVKQEEAVFDYEKSEQQYLAIQKKKSAIEVDDDTHLEQVLNSYIIMPVERSFLLIDQQAAHERVLYNQMKQAAAGTPVVVQQSMFPVTLELTPTDTVLLNELLPDLLLLGYQIEPFGNNSFVVQGTPADLDDTDPKHLIDFTLEQYKHFNSDIRVSNREKLIRSLARQRAVKKGTRLTERELRGLVTDLFQCEPYNTSPDGNPTYLEFKQEQIEKMFGR is encoded by the coding sequence GTGCCTGATAAGATCCTGTTATTACCCGATAATATTGCTAACCAGATCGCAGCCGGCGAGGTCATCCAGCGACCTGCCAGCGCGGTAAAAGAATTGCTGGAAAATGCCGTAGACGCGGGCGCTACCTCCATCCAATTAATTGTAACAGACGCAGGCAAAACATTATTGCAGGTGATTGATAATGGTAGTGGCATGAGTGAAACCGATGCCCGGATGTGCTTTGAACGGCACGCCACTTCCAAGATCCGCAATATCGATGATTTGTTTCATGTGCGTACCATGGGTTTTCGCGGAGAGGCACTGGCTTCTATTGCCGCCGTGGCACAGGTGGAACTAAAAACAAAACGGCCGGAGGACGAAACGGGTACTTTTATTGAAGTGGCTAACAGTGTGGTGGTACGACAAGAGCCTGTTGCCACGCCCAACGGTACCAGCATCGCCATGAAAAACCTGTTTTTTAATGTTCCGGCACGCCGTAATTTCCTGAAAAGCAATGCTGCCGAAATGCGGCATATCGTAGATGAGTTTACACGGGTAACCATGGCCTATCCGCATATTAAATTCACGCTTACCAGTAACGGGCAGCAACTGATGCACCTGGAGCCCGGAAGCCTGACGGCAGCGCAGGCCGGCCTCAAGCAACGCATCGTGCAATTATTAGGCAATAACTATAATGCTAAAATGGTTGCGGTTACGGATAATACGGCATACATGAATATCCATGGTTTTACAGGTAAGCCCGAAACGGCAAAAAAGACCAGAGGCGACCAATACTTTTTCGTGAACAACCGGTTTATTAGAAGCGCCTACCTGAACCATGCTGTGATGAACGCTTACCAGGAACTGATCCCTTCAGATAGTTTTCCGATGTATGTTTTATTTATCGACCTGGATCCCACTCAAGTGGATGTAAATGTGCATCCGACCAAACAGGAAATAAAATTTGAAGATGAGAAGATCGTATATGCTTTTGTGCAGGCTGCGATAAAACATGCTTTGGCACAGTTCAGCATTACCCCCACCCTTGATTTTGATCTGGATGCGTCTATTCAACAGTTGCCTTCTGTAAGTCAACCTTTTACGACGGAAAAAAAAGAACAGATCTCAGGAGGTTCCTTATACAAAGGGTTTACGCAGAAAAACCAGGCGCATTTTATTGAGAAGCCATCAGCAGGGGAATTAAAAAGCTGGAAAGAATTTTATGAGCCTGTTAAGCAGGAAGAAGCTGTGTTCGACTATGAAAAGAGCGAACAGCAATACCTGGCAATCCAAAAAAAGAAAAGTGCTATAGAAGTAGATGATGATACTCACCTGGAACAGGTATTGAATTCCTATATCATCATGCCGGTTGAGCGCAGTTTTTTATTGATCGATCAGCAGGCGGCGCACGAGCGGGTGCTGTATAACCAGATGAAACAGGCTGCCGCCGGCACCCCTGTTGTAGTGCAGCAATCGATGTTCCCGGTTACGCTGGAATTGACGCCAACCGATACAGTTTTACTAAACGAACTATTACCAGATCTTTTGCTGCTGGGCTACCAGATCGAACCTTTTGGGAACAACAGTTTTGTGGTACAGGGAACCCCCGCTGACCTGGACGATACCGATCCCAAGCATCTGATCGATTTTACCCTGGAACAATACAAACATTTTAACAGCGATATCCGGGTTTCCAACAGGGAAAAACTGATCCGCTCCCTGGCGCGGCAGCGGGCGGTTAAAAAAGGCACAAGATTAACCGAGCGCGAATTACGAGGGCTGGTTACCGACCTGTTCCAGTGCGAACCCTATAATACCTCCCCAGATGGAAATCCCACCTATCTTGAATTTAAACAAGAGCAGATTGAGAAGATGTTCGGGCGTTAG